In one window of Pseudomonadales bacterium DNA:
- a CDS encoding sterol desaturase family protein, translated as MFADSSLVVYQLLEPLFAVLDPSKRIFWPFLLSAMALIPLALWQQGKPISALWSDKQAIKRYWLHRSHLYDLGLIFFNNAVRLFLFSPLLLSHIAASVLVAKSLYFILGDGPSWQLPNVFLMTLFTLSFFLLDDLSRFLLHRALHKYAWLWSLHKVHHSAEVLSPLTVSRMHTLEMFLYMLRQLLTVALLSGFFVWAFKGQISGWHILGVEMFGFLFNAMGSNLRHSHFALHFGIFEYLLISPKQHHIHHSCATEHQDKNFGTCLSVWDRLSGSLVYSKAVHQPIQFGLSKPY; from the coding sequence ATGTTTGCAGACAGCAGCTTGGTTGTTTATCAATTACTCGAGCCGTTGTTTGCGGTTTTAGACCCGTCTAAGCGTATTTTTTGGCCTTTCCTGCTCAGCGCAATGGCGCTGATCCCTTTGGCGCTATGGCAGCAGGGGAAGCCGATATCTGCATTATGGTCTGATAAACAGGCGATAAAGCGATACTGGCTGCATCGCTCACATTTATATGATCTAGGACTTATTTTCTTTAATAATGCCGTGCGCTTATTTTTATTCAGCCCATTATTATTATCGCATATTGCGGCCAGTGTATTAGTTGCAAAAAGTTTGTACTTTATACTTGGCGATGGCCCAAGCTGGCAGTTACCAAACGTTTTCTTAATGACTCTGTTCACCCTCAGTTTTTTTCTGCTTGACGATCTAAGCCGTTTTTTATTGCATCGCGCCTTACATAAATATGCATGGCTTTGGTCACTACATAAAGTTCACCACAGTGCAGAGGTATTATCACCCCTCACTGTAAGCAGAATGCATACCTTGGAAATGTTCTTGTATATGCTGCGTCAGTTGCTCACGGTGGCGCTGCTGAGTGGCTTTTTTGTGTGGGCTTTTAAGGGCCAAATAAGCGGCTGGCATATATTAGGGGTAGAGATGTTTGGCTTTTTATTCAATGCCATGGGCAGTAATCTACGGCACAGCCATTTTGCTTTACATTTTGGCATTTTCGAATATTTATTAATAAGCCCTAAGCAGCATCATATTCACCATAGCTGTGCTACCGAGCATCAGGATAAAAATTTTGGTACTTGCCTCAGTGTCTGGGACCGCTTGTCTGGTAGCTTGGTTTACAGCAAGGCAGTTCATCAGCCGATTCAATTTGGTTTATCAAAGCC